In one Silene latifolia isolate original U9 population chromosome 10, ASM4854445v1, whole genome shotgun sequence genomic region, the following are encoded:
- the LOC141608383 gene encoding uncharacterized protein LOC141608383: protein MDILNDFASWSGLHANITKTEVYFGGVSPSIRAQILQATGFPEGHFPFRYLGIPLNSARNSVEVYDTLITKIQNSLLHWSNTFLSYAGRIQILNSVIFGLANFWCATALLPKTILKRINKICKDYFWNVEPGTRKLVFQSWKCICRPGEEGGFNIKELLSWNKALLAKWLWMLDHDSAGNWAQWNRAYTFPDSSIWQLSIKDRYPESLCSIIKVKDEILARTGSISTGTVFKALQGPAILPKHRVTATLAALRKLPTVDLLVSRGIVIINRCLYSQQIWQGLVLWMNLPTRSNALDTELNWMVQSRGRHHWKHQWRKSCLAAAIYHIWNERNGRIFSGHETQPATLVEQIKNVVKVRLLASTSQGLCIED from the exons ATGGATATTCTTAATGATTTTGCTTCCTGGTCTGGTCTACATGCTAATATTACCAAGACTGAAGTTTATTTTGGTGGAGTTTCTCCCTCTATCAGAGCTCAGATCCTGCAGGCCACTGGTTTTCCTGAGGGACACTTCCCCTTCAGATATCTTGGGATCCCTCTCAACTCTGCTAGAAATTCTGTGGAAGTCTATGATACTCTTATTACCAAGATTCAAAACTCCCTACTTCACTGGTCTAACACTTTCCTCTCTTATGCTGGCAGAATCCAAATTCTTAACTCTGTTATATTTGGGCTAGCTAACTTTTGGTGTGCTACTGCTTTGCTCCCTAAAACTATTCTGAAAAGAATAAACAAAATTTGCAAAGATTATTTCTGGAACGTGGAACCTGGTACAAGGAAACTTGTCTTTCAATCCTGGAAATGCATTTGCAGGCCTGGGGAAGAAGGTGGGTTCAATATTAAGGAATTGCTCTCTTGGAATAAAGCACTGCTGGCTAAATGGCTTTGGATGCTTGATCATGATTCTGCAGGGAATTGGGCTCAATGGAATCGAGCTTACACTTTCCCTGATAGTTCTATTTGGCAACTTAGCATTAAGGATAGATACCCTGAAAGCCTGTGCAGCATTATCAAGGTCAAAGATGAAATTCTGGCTAGAACTGGTTCCATTTCTACTGGCACTGTT TTTAAAGCTTTACAGGGGCCTGCTATCCTTCCTAAGCACAGAGTTACTGCTACTCTTGCTGCTCTGAGGAAGCTACCTACTGTGGATCTCCTTGTCAGCAGAGGCATAGTCATTATTAACAG ATGCCTTTACTCTCAACAAATCTGGCAGGGGCTTGTGCTTTGGATGAATTTGCCTACTCGCAGTAATGCTCTTGACACTGAACTCAATTGGATGGTTCAATCTAGGGGCAGACATCATTGGAAGCATCAGTGGAGAAAGAGTTGCTTAGCTGCTGCTATCTACCATATTTGGAATGAAAGGAATGGCAGGATTTTTAGTGGACATGAAACCCAACCTGCTACTCTTGTTGAACAAATTAAAAATGTAGTGAAAGTTAGGCTGTTAGCTAGTACTTCTCAAGGACTTTGCATCGAGGATTGA